A region from the Musa acuminata AAA Group cultivar baxijiao chromosome BXJ1-10, Cavendish_Baxijiao_AAA, whole genome shotgun sequence genome encodes:
- the LOC135596056 gene encoding probable inactive receptor kinase At4g23740 yields the protein MSLNRVLLAISALWLAISSAGVGAGSLAKDKQALLDFLAAAPHGRGLNWSRATAVCGLWTGITCSADGSRVVAVRLPGIGFRGPVPPNTLSRLSALRILSLRANILSGPFPADFANLTALTGLHLQLNRFSGPLPSDFSRWKNLTVLDLSFNDFNGSIPASISNLTHLTALNLSNNSFSGQIPDLDLPNLLFLNLSGNHLNGTIPKSIQGFPNSSFSGNDLSPVYPLTPASLPAPTPLPAPSPSPVSSSITMRKLSESAILGIIVGGCALLFVMLALFLYLCCSRGKEENFVSGKASKGDLSPEKSVSRNQGMNNRLVFFEGCTFDFDLEDLLRASAEVLGKGTFGTAYKAVLEDATTVVVKRLKEAGVGKKEFEQQMEVVGRIKHENVAELRAYYYSKDEKLMVYDYYTQGSLSSLLHGKRGQDRTPLDWETRLKIALGAARGIARIHIENNGKLVHGNIKSSNVFLNNQQYGCVSDLGLPSIINPMVPPVSRSAGYRAPEVVDTRKASQASDAYSFGVLLLELLTGKSPIQIVGGGDEVIHLVRWVHSVVREEWTAEVFDVELMRYPNIEEEMVEMLQIAMSCVVRMPDRRPKMPEVVRMIEGMRRFDSGNLPSTEGRSEGSTSTPVQDTQAISTPQ from the exons ATGAGTCTGAATCGAGTGTTGTTGGCGATTTCTGCCCTCTGGTTGGCGATTTCTTCCGCGGGAGTCGGCGCCGGCAGCCTGGCGAAGGACAAGCAAGCGTTGCTCGACTTCCTGGCCGCCGCCCCCCACGGACGCGGCCTCAATTGGAGCCGAGCCACCGCCGTCTGCGGCCTCTGGACCGGCATCACCTGCAGCGCCGACGGCTCTCGCGTCGTCGCTGTTCGCCTCCCGGGTATCGGGTTCAGGGGCCCTGTCCCGCCCAACACCCTCAGCCGCCTCTCCGCTCTTCGGATCCTGAGCCTCCGCGCCAACATCCTCTCTGGCCCCTTCCCGGCTGACTTCGCCAACCTCACCGCTCTCACCGGCCTCCACCTGCAGCTCAACAGATTCTCCGGTCCGCTGCCGTCGGATTTCTCGAGGTGGAAGAACCTCACCGTCCTCGACCTCTCCTTCAATGACTTTAACGGGAGCATCCCGGCTTCCATCTCCAATCTAACTCATCTCACTGCTCTGAACCTCTCTAACAACTCCTTCTCTGGCCAAATTCCAGATCTTGATCTCCCAAATCTTCTATTTCTTAACCTCTCCGGTAACCACCTGAACGGCACAATTCCCAAATCCATCCAAGGATTTCCAAATTCGTCATTTTCGGGCAATGATTTGTCGCCAGTATACCCTCTGACTCCAGCATCACTGCCGGCACCGACGCCACTGCCTGCTCCTTCTCCTTCACCGGTTTCGAGCTCGATAACCATGAGGAAGTTGAGTGAATCAGCAATCCTTGGAATTATAGTTGGCGGATGTGCTCTGCTGTTTGTGATGCTTGCGTTATTTCTCtatctttgctgctcaagggGGAAAGAAGAGAATTTTGTCTCAGGAAAAGCATCAAAGGGGGACCTGTCGCCGGAGAAGTCTGTCAGTAGAAACCAGGGCATGAACAACCGGCTTGTGTTCTTCGAGGGCTGTACCTTTGATTTTGACTTGGAGGATTTGCTGAGGGCGTCTGCTGAGGTCTTGGGGAAGGGAACATTTGGGACTGCATACAAAGCCGTGTTGGAGGATGCTACCACGGTGGTGGTGAAGCGGCTGAAGGAGGCCGGTGTCGGGAAAAAAGAGTTTGAGCAGCAGATGGAGGTGGTGGGGAGGATCAAGCACGAGAATGTGGCGGAGCTGAGGGCGTATTACTACTCCAAGGATGAGAAGCTGATGGTGTATGACTATTACACCCAGGGGAGTCTCTCTTCCCTGTTACATG GGAAAAGAGGGCAGGACAGGACACCTCTAGACTGGGAAACGAGGCTTAAGATAGCGCTTGGAGCTGCAAGAGGAATTGCACGCATTCACATCGAGAACAATGGGAAGCTTGTCCATGGCAACATCAAATCGTCCAATGTTTTTCTCAACAACCAGCAATATGGTTGTGTCTCTGACCTGGGTTTACCATCCATCATCAACCCAATGGTTCCACCGGTGTCTCGCTCAGCAGGTTACCGTGCACCCGAGGTGGTCGATACAAGGAAAGCATCACAAGCTTCTGATGCCTACAGTTTTGGTGTtctactgctcgagctgctcacaGGGAAATCCCCCATTCAGATAGTGGGAGGTGGTGATGAGGTCATCCACCTAGTCCGCTGGGTTCATTCTGTTGTCCGCGAAGAGTGGACTGCGGAGGTGTTTGACGTGGAGCTGATGAGATATCCTAATATCGAAGAGGAGATGGTGGAGATGCTTCAAATTGCAATGAGCTGTGTAGTGAGAATGCCAGACCGGAGGCCTAAGATGCCAGAGGTGGTGAGAATGATTGAAGGAATGAGGAGGTTTGATAGTGGGAACCTGCCTTCAACAGAAGGCAGATCAGAGGGATCAACATCGACACCAGTACAGGATACACAAGCCATATCAACTCCCCAGTGA
- the LOC135596055 gene encoding pathogenesis-related genes transcriptional activator PTI6-like, whose amino-acid sequence MNLMDTTFLVPIKRTEHIVVTPKPFSQQPKRRPSDVPVAAPLPRTVRIFCDDYDATDSSGDESGCCHSRRRVRRYVQEVRFEARSARGGPHAVGEAGKSKAAKGGGAGKKRKAGPVVATSGDGSVQRFRGVRRRPWGKYAAEIRDPWRRVRVWLGTYNTAEEAAKVYDSAAIKLRGPDATTNFARPPADAATVTHPPPPLQPPKKNISENNLPSVSGGYDSAEESHNLSSPTSVLHGFSCSSSSKPGDQAEKPKQPGTVGDEKDVAAGSSVEPGGFLPLEKDEVLFDDLLGFGVFDDDDSAPIGFLAEELSDAVLNGSGLDVDLGPTSTWQGVDDFFDGIGDLFPIEPLPAI is encoded by the coding sequence ATGAATCTGATGGATACTACGTTTCTGGTGCCGATAAAGCGGACGGAGCACATCGTCGTGACGCCGAAGCCCTTCTCGCAGCAGCCGAAGCGCCGCCCGAGTGACGTCCCCGTCGCCGCGCCGCTGCCGCGCACGGTGCGCATCTTCTGCGACGACTACGACGCCACCGACTCCTCCGGCGATGAGAGCGGGTGCTGCCACTCCCGCCGCCGCGTCCGGCGGTACGTCCAGGAGGTCCGGTTCGAGGCCCGGTCTGCACGCGGCGGACCCCATGCCGTTGGGGAGGCCGGGAAGAGCAAGGCCGCGAAGGGGGGCGGCGCCGGGAAGAAGCGGAAGGCCGGCCCTGTTGTGGCAACAAGCGGCGATGGGAGCGTCCAGAGGTTCCGCGGCGTCAGGCGGCGGCCGTGGGGGAAGTACGCGGCGGAGATTCGGGACCCCTGGCGACGCGTCCGGGTGTGGCTCGGTACGTACAACACCGCCGAGGAGGCTGCCAAGGTCTACGACTCGGCCGCCATTAAGCTCCGAGGACCCGATGCCACCACCAACTTCGCTCGTCCCCCGGCGGACGCCGCGACCGTCACGCACCCCCCTCCGCCACTACAACCGCCGAAGAAGAACATCTCGGAGAACAACCTCCCCTCCGTCTCCGGCGGGTACGACTCCGCCGAGGAGTCGCACAACCTCTCCTCCCCGACATCCGTCCTCCACGGCTTCTCCTGCTCTTCCTCCTCCAAGCCCGGCGACCAGGCGGAGAAGCCGAAACAGCCAGGTACAGTTGGCGACGAGAAGGACGTGGCGGCCGGCTCTTCGGTGGAGCCCGGCGGGTTCCTGCCCTTGGAGAAGGACGAAGTGCTCTTCGACGACTTACTCGGCTTCGGGGTGTTCGACGACGACGACTCCGCCCCCATCGGCTTCCTGGCCGAGGAGTTGAGCGACGCCGTCCTTAACGGCTCGGGGCTCGACGTCGACCTCGGCCCAACGTCGACGTGGCAAGGGGTGGACGATTTTTTCGATGGCATCGGCGACCTATTCCCGATCGAACCCCTGCCCGCCATCTGA